The Gemmatimonadota bacterium genome has a segment encoding these proteins:
- a CDS encoding amidohydrolase family protein produces the protein MPRNTPDNPFYHPIIDCDIHNELPNLDPLIPYLEEHWVAYINESAFVGPNASDYPARAPTSARKGTKPKNGPPGSNFELLKKQTLDAWDVEIGILTCAYRVQSVHNEDLSASLATAVNQWQIDAWLNRDDRLRASLVVPSQNPVLAAREIERFGDHPGFVQVIVPVRSYQPYGKSLYDPLFEAAVKRDLAIGIHYGGASSLPPTPVGWPLTYAEEMADMAQIFQSQVMSLVVEGAFDRFPELRVALIEGGWTWMPALMWRIDKEWKGLRRDIPWVKRPPSEYIREHIRMTLQPMDAPPEAEYLLQIMEHLESDDMLMFSTDYPHWHFDEPIDAIPKGLSDALLGKILYENAKTFYRF, from the coding sequence ATGCCGCGCAATACACCAGACAACCCCTTTTATCACCCCATCATCGATTGCGATATTCACAACGAACTGCCCAATTTAGATCCACTGATTCCATACCTGGAAGAACACTGGGTTGCGTACATCAACGAATCGGCATTTGTGGGACCCAATGCAAGTGATTATCCCGCCCGAGCGCCCACATCTGCGCGAAAAGGCACAAAACCGAAAAACGGTCCCCCGGGATCCAATTTTGAATTGCTAAAAAAACAGACACTGGACGCATGGGATGTCGAAATCGGGATCTTAACCTGCGCTTACCGCGTACAAAGCGTACACAACGAAGACCTATCTGCATCGCTTGCAACCGCGGTCAACCAGTGGCAAATCGACGCGTGGTTAAACCGGGATGACCGATTGCGCGCCTCCCTCGTAGTGCCCAGTCAAAACCCGGTACTCGCCGCGCGCGAAATCGAGCGATTCGGCGACCACCCGGGCTTTGTTCAGGTCATCGTGCCGGTTAGATCATATCAACCTTATGGCAAGAGCTTGTACGACCCATTATTTGAAGCAGCCGTAAAACGCGACCTCGCGATCGGGATACACTACGGTGGAGCATCCAGTCTGCCGCCCACACCCGTTGGTTGGCCTTTGACCTACGCCGAAGAAATGGCCGACATGGCGCAAATATTTCAGTCTCAGGTCATGAGTCTGGTTGTGGAAGGCGCGTTTGATCGGTTCCCCGAATTGCGCGTAGCACTCATCGAAGGCGGCTGGACCTGGATGCCCGCATTAATGTGGCGCATAGACAAGGAATGGAAGGGCTTGCGGCGCGATATCCCCTGGGTCAAACGCCCACCGTCGGAATACATCCGCGAACACATTCGGATGACGCTGCAACCCATGGACGCCCCACCCGAAGCCGAATACCTGTTGCAAATTATGGAACACCTGGAATCGGATGACATGCTGATGTTTTCCACAGACTATCCACATTGGCATTTTGACGAGCCAATAGACGCAATCCCCAAAGGCTTATCGGACGCATTACTGGGAAAAATTCTGTACGAAAATGCAAAGACATTCTACAGATTTTAA
- a CDS encoding sugar phosphate isomerase/epimerase, with protein sequence MSFKLGYCALRWRNPDLEPALEALKKSGWDGWECRLPLDWLGPASRIRQICDNVGLPMAVYTAQGSPEISGWEHQERNKRRIDFAAEMEVDCFMYMSGPKPKDRDITEDDIKQAAEAADNWADYAAQYNLELSYHIHTNLLVDSKEDWTLYMQHLEKAKLCIDVSHAQLWDYDAAQSLRDFQHQLNYVHLQDWADENITRDAEGRFTPQWVSVGVGEALDFPDLANVLEDTGYNRWVTACPGAPIYEGEDAIDEATRSAKMYQYCRNAGY encoded by the coding sequence ATGTCATTTAAACTCGGATATTGTGCATTGCGATGGAGAAATCCAGACCTGGAGCCTGCCCTTGAAGCCCTCAAAAAGTCGGGATGGGATGGCTGGGAATGTCGGTTGCCGCTGGACTGGTTGGGACCAGCGAGTCGAATTCGACAAATATGCGACAATGTGGGATTGCCCATGGCGGTGTACACAGCGCAGGGATCGCCCGAAATATCTGGTTGGGAACACCAGGAACGCAACAAACGGCGAATCGATTTTGCCGCCGAAATGGAAGTGGATTGTTTCATGTACATGAGCGGTCCCAAACCCAAAGACCGGGACATCACCGAAGACGATATCAAACAGGCGGCTGAAGCAGCGGACAATTGGGCTGATTACGCGGCGCAATACAATTTGGAATTGAGTTATCACATCCACACCAATCTGCTGGTAGATTCCAAAGAAGACTGGACGCTGTACATGCAACACCTCGAAAAAGCAAAACTGTGTATCGACGTATCACACGCACAACTCTGGGACTATGACGCCGCGCAATCATTGCGCGACTTTCAACACCAGCTCAATTACGTACATTTACAGGACTGGGCAGATGAAAACATCACGCGGGATGCAGAGGGACGATTTACGCCCCAATGGGTCTCTGTAGGCGTCGGCGAAGCCCTGGACTTTCCCGACCTGGCAAACGTACTTGAAGACACGGGATATAACCGGTGGGTAACAGCCTGTCCCGGCGCGCCGATTTACGAAGGCGAAGACGCGATAGATGAAGCGACCCGAAGTGCCAAAATGTATCAGTATTGTCGCAATGCGGGATATTAA
- a CDS encoding GWxTD domain-containing protein, translating to MKVLVLLILTCLIAAPAWTSEVDSLYHAALSRMNEIEPKESVEEFKQVLKKDGKHAPALAQLTRLYIRLDTPEFRRRAVEASEKAIRNEPENLQYQLLHGEALWNRGFQREAKAHYEKVIEKFPNAAVAAYDAGRHIFGEYMITRDRIIQRRGAIRTFAKNEYDQAVMLLEKSLEVDADYQDSYYLLGLAHLEHRRIPAMQRVMRRMMRRFPGDINAQLFMAYSHQLQGELLEANKLYETAIAAMDPEQRKMMESVDLIASKEDSARIAKAMQVGDDGEWKDSAALTQFWNKNDPLFLTNHNERRMEHYGRVAYANLRFSVPARNIEGWKTIRGHTYIKYGKYNRRVTGVYPLFKEAWYYDGYHFVFQSVNGVDGWGFAGEVGPSSTVDVTRAASRGSFGSSPRRSRSSRPRSSIPRSQRILDEYYDIQNRAAFKKVEARFVDPFHSRKYTLPHQITAFRSGKNMRLEIAYAIPTNKLKANDDQMIVMDDGLFMFDYRWRDIYRNVRPLGQKRPSGRNAQQYLLSQRPLELPQGMYNIVVEVGDRISGSIGTFRTERLLTVSESSLDMSDLLLAQKIELVNPFPEKRTDLRIAPNPLRAYRTGQLASVYLEIYNLKKDEFGRTQYQIVYSISVPEKGEVDPAMFGAIDLTELDGLLIVSPPGQSAKGQESSDNAKSGNAQTRTRRANLRVRYVLAERNQMAESLEELRRAGQQSSTSISSVYAGDKSDDFTFLEIDLSTMPRGIYKLEVAITDLKEKKQVKRNAVFRVRE from the coding sequence ATGAAAGTCCTCGTACTTTTGATCCTCACCTGCCTGATCGCAGCACCGGCATGGACCAGCGAAGTAGATTCCCTCTATCACGCAGCCCTCTCCCGCATGAACGAGATCGAACCCAAAGAAAGCGTGGAAGAATTCAAGCAAGTACTAAAAAAAGACGGCAAACACGCCCCGGCACTTGCACAACTGACTCGCCTCTACATTCGCCTGGACACACCCGAGTTTCGACGCCGCGCAGTAGAAGCCAGTGAAAAGGCCATTAGGAATGAACCGGAAAATCTGCAATATCAGCTCTTGCACGGTGAGGCATTGTGGAACAGGGGGTTTCAGCGCGAAGCAAAGGCGCACTATGAAAAAGTCATAGAAAAATTTCCCAATGCGGCCGTGGCAGCTTATGACGCCGGTCGTCATATATTCGGCGAATACATGATCACGAGAGATCGGATCATTCAGCGGCGAGGTGCAATTCGGACCTTTGCCAAGAACGAATACGACCAGGCCGTGATGCTATTGGAAAAAAGCCTGGAGGTTGATGCGGACTATCAGGACTCCTATTATCTGTTGGGACTGGCGCATCTGGAACACAGAAGAATCCCCGCCATGCAACGGGTGATGCGGCGAATGATGCGAAGATTTCCCGGTGACATCAACGCACAATTGTTCATGGCCTACTCGCATCAGCTTCAGGGAGAGCTTTTAGAAGCGAACAAATTGTATGAAACAGCCATTGCAGCCATGGATCCCGAACAGCGCAAAATGATGGAATCTGTAGATCTCATCGCATCAAAAGAAGACAGTGCGCGCATCGCAAAAGCCATGCAGGTCGGCGACGATGGCGAATGGAAGGACTCTGCGGCACTGACGCAATTCTGGAACAAGAACGATCCGCTATTTTTGACCAATCACAATGAGCGGCGCATGGAGCACTACGGCCGTGTGGCCTATGCCAATTTGCGCTTTAGCGTACCCGCGCGGAATATTGAAGGGTGGAAAACCATCCGCGGCCATACCTATATCAAATACGGAAAATATAATCGTCGTGTAACAGGCGTATATCCCCTGTTTAAGGAGGCGTGGTACTACGACGGATACCACTTCGTCTTTCAAAGTGTGAATGGCGTTGACGGTTGGGGATTTGCAGGCGAAGTGGGCCCCAGCAGCACGGTCGATGTGACACGAGCAGCCAGCAGAGGCTCGTTCGGAAGCAGCCCGAGGAGGTCGAGAAGCTCGAGGCCGAGAAGTTCGATACCGAGGAGCCAAAGAATTCTCGACGAGTATTACGACATACAAAATCGAGCGGCATTTAAGAAAGTGGAAGCGCGATTTGTCGATCCATTCCACAGTCGGAAATACACCCTGCCGCACCAGATCACCGCCTTCCGCTCGGGCAAAAATATGCGCCTGGAAATCGCTTATGCCATTCCCACGAACAAACTAAAAGCAAACGACGACCAGATGATCGTCATGGACGACGGGCTATTTATGTTCGATTACCGGTGGCGAGATATTTATCGCAATGTGCGACCTCTTGGACAAAAAAGACCATCGGGGAGAAATGCACAGCAATATCTATTAAGCCAACGTCCCCTGGAACTTCCCCAGGGCATGTATAATATCGTGGTCGAAGTGGGAGACAGGATCAGCGGCTCCATCGGCACATTCCGCACAGAACGCCTTTTGACAGTATCTGAATCAAGTCTGGACATGAGTGACCTGTTACTCGCCCAAAAAATTGAACTGGTCAATCCCTTTCCCGAAAAGCGAACCGATCTGCGCATTGCCCCCAATCCACTCCGAGCGTATCGCACCGGACAATTGGCATCGGTATATCTGGAAATTTACAACCTGAAAAAAGACGAATTCGGACGCACCCAATATCAGATAGTCTATAGCATCAGCGTACCCGAAAAAGGAGAAGTAGATCCTGCGATGTTCGGTGCCATAGACCTCACAGAGTTGGACGGATTGCTAATTGTATCGCCGCCTGGGCAATCGGCCAAAGGACAAGAAAGTTCGGACAATGCAAAGAGCGGCAATGCACAAACGCGCACAAGGCGAGCGAATTTGAGAGTCCGATACGTACTGGCCGAACGCAATCAGATGGCCGAATCCCTCGAAGAACTGCGCCGAGCCGGACAGCAGAGCAGCACATCGATCAGTTCCGTATATGCCGGCGACAAATCCGACGACTTTACCTTCCTGGAAATCGACCTATCTACAATGCCGCGTGGCATTTACAAACTCGAAGTCGCAATAACGGATTTGAAGGAGAAAAAACAAGTAAAGCGCAACGCCGTGTTCCGAGTTCGCGAGTGA